One Natronomonas gomsonensis genomic window, ATTCCGGTGAACCTCCTGCTTCACGAGACGTACTACGTCGTCGGGCACTTCCACTACGTCGTCATGGGGATGATTGCCTTCGCCGGCTTCGGTGGCGTCTACTACTGGTTCCCCATCGTCACCGGGAAGATGTACCAGCGCACGCTGGCGAAGTGGCACTTCTGGCTGTCGATGATTGGCGTCAACATCACGTTCTTCTCGATGTTGGTGCTCGGTTACCTCGAGATGCCGCGTCGCTACGCGACCTACGAGTTTGACCCCGTGTTGGCGCCGCTGGCACAGGTCCAACTGCTCCACCAGGCCGCGACCGTCGGCGCGTTCCTCATCGCCATCGGGACGGTCATCTGGCTGTGGAACATCGTCCAGTCGTGGCTCGAAGGCCCCGAAGTCACCGACCCCGACCCCTGGAACACCAAGGAGTACGGTCTCCACGGCCGTGAGTTCGCGTGGTTCGAGGACCGACTCTCGACGGAGGGTAAACTCGCGACGACTGACGGCGGCGAAGAAGACGTTGCGGCCGACGGCGGCGAGGACGTCGCCACGGACGGCGGCAGCGTCGACGAGTAACCGAAACGCTCGTTTCTCGAATTACGTTCCTATTCAGTTACTTCTCAGATAGACGTGAGGACGAGGATTAGCCCGGTCACCGCCATCAACACGGCGACACCGACGAGAACGACGAGCAGATACTCCTTTTCCGTGAACCGACGAGATGTTTCAGACATATGCCCACTTGGGAGTAGACCGGCAAAAGGGTTTCAGAAGGGTCGCTGTTTCACAAAACTAATCGCCCGGCCCACCGTATCGGTTCCTGTGACCGACACCGAAGGGGCGAGCCCACGGGGCGGCAACCGAATCATCATCGCGCTGTATCTCATCGTCGTCGCCGTCGCCGGACTGATGGGTGGCGTCATCGGAAGCATCGGGCTTCGGGACCTGGAAGCCGTCTCGTTTCTCGGTTTAGTCACCTTCCAGCCGACGCCGCTCGGACTCGCGCTGTTCGGGATGTTGACCATCGGAACGATGCTCGGCGTGTTGCTGTTGCTCGTCGTCTTCGTCTCCCGGCGCTACGCGGACGGCTGAACGGAGCGACCGATTCGGGAAGGGAAAGCACTTAGTTCAGCACCACCGACCGAAAACCGATGTATCACGTCGTCGTCGGTGTCGCCACGGCGGACGAACAGCTATCGCATAAGGTCGAGGCCGTCACGGAGTTGCCGACCTCGGCCGATGAACTCCGCGTGACGCTCGTCCACGTCCACAACGGCGAGGAGTCGGTTGAGTCGATTCCAGCCGTCGAGGAGGCAGTGGAGTCCTTCGCAACCGCCGGTATCGACGCCGAGATTCACGGCATCGTCGACGACGACGCCCCTCGCGGACTGGTCGAGGCGGCCGCGACGCTGGATGCTGACCTGCTCTGTATCGGTGGTCGGCGCCGCTCGCCGGCCGGAAAACGGCAGTTGAAACCCGGTGCGCAGGAAGTGCTGTTGCACGCCGACCAGCCCGTGGTCGTCGCCGGGCAACTCGGGTCGGAGTAAGGTAGCGTTATCCCTGTCCGACCATCCGGTCTTCGTCGTCCCACTCCTCGGTCCGCAGTTCGTACTTCTGTACCTTTCCGGTCGCCGTCGTCGGGAGTTCCTCGACGAACTCGATTCGACGGACCGTCTTGTAACTCGCGAGGTGTTCGCGAGTGAACGCGACGAGTTCGTCGCTGGTGATACCGGGGTTCTCGGGGTCACCGTTGGCCGGAACGACGAACGCCTTCGGCGTCTCACCCCACTCGTCGCTCGGCGAGGGGATGACGGCCACGTCGTCGACCGCCTCGTGTTCGAACAGCGTGTCCTCCAGTTCGATGCTGGAGATGTTCTCGCCGCCTGAGATGATGATGTCCTTCTTGCGGTCCTGAATCGAAATCATCCCGTGTTCGTCGATGGTGGCGAGGTCACCCATGTGGTAGTACCCCTCGATGCGGTCGGAAAAGGCCTCCTCGGTCGCC contains:
- a CDS encoding DUF7520 family protein; this translates as MTDTEGASPRGGNRIIIALYLIVVAVAGLMGGVIGSIGLRDLEAVSFLGLVTFQPTPLGLALFGMLTIGTMLGVLLLLVVFVSRRYADG
- a CDS encoding universal stress protein, producing the protein MYHVVVGVATADEQLSHKVEAVTELPTSADELRVTLVHVHNGEESVESIPAVEEAVESFATAGIDAEIHGIVDDDAPRGLVEAAATLDADLLCIGGRRRSPAGKRQLKPGAQEVLLHADQPVVVAGQLGSE